One stretch of Euphorbia lathyris chromosome 7, ddEupLath1.1, whole genome shotgun sequence DNA includes these proteins:
- the LOC136201101 gene encoding eukaryotic translation initiation factor 5-like — translation MALQNIGASNSDDAFYRYKMPRMMTKIEGRGNGIKTNVVNMVEIAKALARPPAYTTKYFGNELGAQSKFDEKTGTSLVNGAHETAKLAGLLENFIKKYVQCYGCGNPETEIVITKTQMITLKCAACGFLSDVDMRDKLTTFILKNPLEQKKGSKDKKAMRRAEKERMKEGEAADEEMKKTNKKDVGKKKASSAVSKDSSKSTSKKKGNGSDEDRSPTRSQADDNDQATADDDEEDDDDDIQWQTDTSLEAAKQRIQEQLSAVTADMVMLSATEEAAEKAAAEKAEKTAAEKAKSAKKSPEREIKIKASEIENGNKSNGIEQGLVNEISGFLKKGTPPSQLKPFLDSLSGTPQEVMTALFAALLDGVEKGFSKEVTKKKNYLVAATQDEGTQMCLLYAIESFFSKLGPDTVKEVALVLKLLYDNDVLEEEFILEWFQKGMNGSSKNTSVWKYAQPFIEWLENAESESEDE, via the coding sequence ATGGCGTTGCAAAATATTGGTGCTTCCAACAGTGATGATGCCTTCTACAGGTATAAGATGCCAAGAATGATGACCAAGATTGAAGGTAGAGGAAATGGCATCAAGACTAACGTGGTTAACATGGTTGAGATTGCTAAAGCCCTGGCTAGGCCTCCTGCATACACAACAAAGTACTTTGGTAATGAGCTCGGAGCTCAGTCCAAGTTCGATGAGAAGACTGGAACTTCACTTGTGAATGGAGCTCATGAGACTGCTAAGCTAGCTGGGTTACTTGAGAATTTTATCAAGAAATATGTCCAGTGCTATGGCTGTGGGAACCCTGAAACTGAAATAGTGATTACTAAGACGCAGATGATCACTCTTAAGTGTGCAGCATGTGGGTTTCTCTCTGATGTTGATATGAGGGATAAACTAACGACATTTATTCTCAAGAACCCACTGGAGCAAAAGAAGGGTTCCAAAGACAAGAAGGCAATGAGGAGGGCAGAGAAAGAACGGATGAAGGAGGGTGAAGCTGCTGATGAGGAGATGAAGAAGACTAATAAGAAGGATGTAGGAAAGAAGAAAGCCTCTTCTGCTGTCTCAAAAGATTCTTCCAAAAGCACATCTAAGAAGAAAGGTAATGGTTCTGATGAGGATCGTTCTCCTACAAGAAGCCAGGCTGATGATAATGACCAAGCGACTGCTGATGACGACGAGGAAGATGACGATGATGATATCCAGTGGCAAACAGATACTTCACTGGAGGCTGCTAAACAACGCATCCAGGAACAGCTGTCTGCTGTTACTGCAGACATGGTAATGCTATCTGCAACTGAAGAGGCGGCAGAGAAGGCAGCAGCAGAGAAGGCAGAGAAGACAGCCGCAGAGAAGGCAAAGTCGGCAAAGAAATCTCCTGAACGTGAGATCAAAATCAAGGCATCCGAAATTGAAAATGGCAATAAGAGCAATGGTATTGAGCAAGGTCTTGTTAATGAGATAAGCGGATTTCTGAAAAAGGGTACTCCCCCAAGCCAACTGAAACCATTCTTGGATTCACTCTCCGGGACACCTCAAGAAGTCATGACAGCACTGTTTGCTGCTCTATTGGATGGAGTCGAAAAAGGTTTCAGTAAAGAAGTGACTAAGAAGAAGAACTATCTAGTTGCTGCAACTCAAGATGAGGGAACCCAGATGTGTCTTCTGTATGCCATTGAATCGTTCTTCTCTAAGTTGGGTCCTGATACAGTGAAAGAGGTAGCATTGGTTCTGAAACTGCTGTACGATAACGATGTGCTGGAAGAGGAGTTCATCCTGGAATGGTTCCAGAAAGGCATGAATGGTAGCAGCAAAAACACCTCTGTTTGGAAGTATGCACAGCCTTTTATCGAGTGGCTTGAGAATGCTGAATCTGAATCAGAAGACGAGTGA